The Candidatus Hydrogenedentota bacterium genome includes a window with the following:
- a CDS encoding nucleotidyl transferase AbiEii/AbiGii toxin family protein has protein sequence MNELFKVRTEVRLAFKGGTSLSKIFRAIQRFSEDVDVTLNFKDLVLDPEIDPFDPGTSKAAIKRYSDQLKSALRSHVHEVIVPSLSTSLVALTGAWDMVTANDEGDLLHLHYPTAVTPQRNSLGSSVLIEFGGRNTTLPSGPYHVETIASFHIPSSIFPVADVMTLAPERTFWEKATLIHVECNRQRQVTPNRLSRHWYDLYKLGSNEIGQRAVADRPLLEDVVRVKKAFFNASYARYDDCLEHRFKLVPDSVLSAPLERDYLAMIDSGMFTSPPPTFQEIVDGLRQLEDSINRR, from the coding sequence CTGAACGAACTGTTCAAGGTTCGAACAGAAGTGCGACTCGCGTTCAAAGGAGGAACCTCGCTTTCCAAGATTTTCAGAGCTATCCAACGCTTTTCCGAAGACGTCGACGTTACCTTAAACTTCAAGGATCTTGTTCTGGATCCTGAGATTGATCCCTTTGATCCCGGGACTTCGAAAGCGGCTATCAAGCGCTATAGTGATCAGCTGAAAAGTGCGCTCCGTTCGCATGTTCATGAAGTTATCGTGCCATCCTTGTCGACCTCCCTTGTCGCGCTGACAGGTGCATGGGACATGGTGACCGCAAACGATGAAGGTGACCTTCTCCACTTGCACTACCCAACCGCGGTCACTCCCCAACGAAACAGCTTGGGCAGTTCTGTGCTCATCGAATTTGGTGGAAGGAACACAACACTTCCCAGCGGGCCGTACCATGTTGAAACGATCGCATCATTTCATATCCCGAGCAGTATATTCCCAGTTGCCGACGTTATGACGCTTGCGCCAGAACGAACTTTCTGGGAGAAGGCCACACTTATTCATGTTGAATGTAACCGGCAGCGCCAGGTAACCCCCAATCGCCTGTCCAGACACTGGTATGACTTGTATAAGCTTGGCAGCAACGAGATCGGACAGCGCGCGGTTGCCGACCGCCCTTTGCTGGAGGACGTCGTGCGGGTCAAGAAGGCGTTCTTCAATGCGAGCTATGCGCGCTACGACGATTGCCTGGAACATCGTTTCAAACTTGTTCCGGACAGCGTCTTATCGGCTCCACTCGAAAGAGATTATCTTGCGATGATTGATTCAGGCATGTTTACGTCGCCGCCACCCACATTCCAGGAGATCGTCGACGGGCTGAGGCAGCTCGAAGATTCCATCAACCGGCGTTAG
- a CDS encoding 2,3-bisphosphoglycerate-independent phosphoglycerate mutase — protein MSPYTLKPLKNYTPFEGPLLFIIMDGVGLGPQDESDGVFLAYTPTMDKLFKEKLFTKLKAHGLAVGQPSDDDMGNSEVGHNALGAGRVFPQGAKLCNEAIASKRIFDGESWKTIVARAKSGGTAHFIGLLSDGNVHSNIQQLLDILDRCAEEQVARVRCHILTDGRDVGEKSAPGYIEALEAKLKACSVDGRDYRIASGGGRMYITMDRYDADWGMVERGWKAHVLGEGRQFASAMEAVQTYYAEDPRVTDQHVGEFVIAENGKPVGTIEDGDSVVFLNFRGDRALEITRCFEEGDEFDRFDRKRCPDVFYAGMMQYDGDLNIPKNYLVVPSRIDGAISDYLCGSGVKSFAISETQKYGHVTYFWNGNKSGYIDETLEKFVEIPSDNMTFDKRPWMKAGEITDTLLEAIESGQYKFIRANMPNGDMVGHTGHALAVRISVEAVDLGLERLLRAVEKAKGIAVITADHGNADCLFTEKKGVREPHVAHTLNPVPFVIKDYSGANEFKLTEIDTPGLSNVAATLINLLGYEQPAEYDPSLIELA, from the coding sequence ATGAGCCCGTACACGCTGAAACCCCTGAAAAACTATACGCCCTTTGAAGGGCCGCTGCTTTTTATCATCATGGACGGCGTCGGCCTGGGGCCACAGGACGAGTCCGATGGCGTATTTCTGGCCTACACGCCGACCATGGACAAGCTCTTCAAGGAGAAACTGTTCACCAAGCTTAAGGCCCACGGCCTCGCGGTGGGCCAGCCTTCGGACGACGACATGGGCAATTCGGAAGTCGGCCACAACGCCCTCGGCGCGGGCCGGGTGTTCCCCCAGGGCGCAAAACTCTGTAATGAGGCGATTGCCAGCAAGCGCATTTTTGACGGCGAATCCTGGAAGACCATCGTAGCGCGTGCGAAGAGCGGCGGCACCGCCCATTTCATCGGGTTGCTGTCCGACGGAAACGTCCACAGCAACATTCAGCAGTTGCTCGATATTCTGGACCGCTGCGCGGAGGAGCAGGTGGCGCGGGTGCGCTGCCACATCCTGACCGATGGCCGCGACGTGGGCGAGAAGTCCGCGCCGGGCTACATCGAAGCGCTGGAAGCCAAGCTGAAAGCGTGCAGCGTGGACGGGCGGGATTATCGCATCGCCTCCGGCGGCGGGCGCATGTACATCACCATGGATCGCTACGACGCGGACTGGGGCATGGTGGAGCGCGGCTGGAAGGCCCACGTTCTCGGTGAGGGTCGGCAGTTTGCCTCCGCCATGGAGGCCGTGCAGACCTACTACGCCGAAGACCCCCGCGTCACCGACCAGCACGTGGGCGAGTTCGTCATTGCGGAAAACGGCAAGCCCGTGGGCACGATCGAGGACGGCGACTCGGTAGTCTTCCTGAATTTCCGTGGCGACCGCGCCCTGGAAATCACGCGCTGCTTTGAAGAGGGTGATGAGTTCGACCGCTTCGACCGCAAACGGTGTCCGGACGTGTTTTACGCGGGCATGATGCAATATGACGGCGACCTGAACATCCCGAAGAACTATCTGGTGGTGCCTTCCCGCATCGACGGCGCCATCAGCGACTATCTCTGCGGCTCCGGCGTGAAAAGCTTCGCCATTTCCGAGACCCAGAAGTACGGCCACGTCACCTATTTCTGGAACGGCAACAAGTCCGGCTATATCGACGAGACGCTGGAAAAGTTTGTGGAGATCCCCTCGGACAACATGACCTTCGACAAGCGTCCCTGGATGAAGGCGGGCGAGATTACCGATACCTTGCTGGAGGCTATTGAGTCCGGCCAGTACAAGTTTATCCGCGCCAACATGCCCAACGGCGACATGGTGGGCCACACCGGCCATGCCCTGGCCGTGCGCATTTCGGTGGAGGCGGTGGATCTCGGTCTGGAGCGCCTGCTGCGCGCCGTGGAAAAGGCGAAGGGCATTGCCGTCATCACGGCCGACCACGGCAACGCCGATTGTCTCTTCACCGAGAAGAAGGGCGTGCGCGAGCCCCACGTGGCCCACACGCTCAACCCCGTGCCCTTCGTGATCAAAGATTACTCCGGCGCCAACGAATTCAAGCTGACGGAGATCGACACGCCCGGGCTCAGCAATGTGGCCGCCACGCTGATCAATCTGCTGGGTTACGAGCAGCCCGCGGAATATGATCCCTCGCTGATCGAATTGGCCTGA